A stretch of Desulfurivibrio alkaliphilus AHT 2 DNA encodes these proteins:
- a CDS encoding type II secretion system F family protein, translating into MIHALIWALVAALLTISCGLGVMLWLAAKQRRRMRARLQRTLHRPGDGALRRPGSPGWLAQLSALWPQRPEAAAATERLLRQAGWRRQFDYATFAGLRLLLVPAMMLLLLLLLWVVGGRALELSWILLPTVGALGWLLPLWGLRMRARARQARIRREVPMLAQLLRVLIEAGLGLDQALLTVATDNREIIPACSQELSVVMRQVEQGAERGTTLLAMARTLDVQELQDLCEMLRQVYRYGGNVRDPLREFVALLYDRRRIKLQERVGKLAGSMTIIVIIFFFPALLAVVAGPGFIAIWRMLTGIG; encoded by the coding sequence ATGATCCATGCGCTGATCTGGGCCCTGGTTGCGGCCCTGCTGACCATAAGCTGTGGCCTGGGGGTAATGCTCTGGCTGGCCGCCAAGCAGCGGCGCCGGATGCGGGCCCGCCTTCAGCGGACGCTGCACCGCCCCGGTGACGGGGCTCTTCGGCGTCCGGGAAGTCCCGGCTGGCTGGCGCAGCTCAGCGCGCTCTGGCCACAACGACCGGAAGCGGCGGCGGCCACTGAACGGCTCCTGCGCCAGGCCGGCTGGCGGCGCCAATTCGATTACGCCACCTTTGCCGGCTTGCGGCTGCTACTGGTACCGGCCATGATGCTGCTGTTGCTGTTGCTGCTCTGGGTGGTCGGCGGCCGGGCCCTGGAACTGTCCTGGATACTGCTGCCGACCGTCGGCGCGCTGGGCTGGCTGCTACCCTTGTGGGGCCTGCGGATGCGGGCCCGGGCCCGGCAGGCTCGCATCCGCCGGGAAGTACCGATGCTCGCCCAGTTGTTGCGGGTGTTGATCGAGGCCGGCCTGGGGCTTGACCAGGCCCTGTTGACGGTGGCCACCGATAACCGGGAGATTATCCCCGCTTGCAGTCAGGAGTTATCGGTGGTGATGCGCCAGGTGGAACAAGGGGCCGAACGCGGTACCACCCTGTTGGCCATGGCCCGGACTTTGGATGTTCAGGAGTTGCAGGACCTTTGCGAAATGCTGCGGCAGGTGTACCGTTACGGCGGTAACGTGCGCGATCCCTTACGGGAGTTTGTGGCCCTGCTCTATGATCGGCGCCGGATCAAGTTGCAGGAACGGGTGGGCAAATTGGCCGGCAGTATGACCATTATTGTAATCATCTTTTTTTTTCCGGCCCTGCTGGCGGTGGTCGCCGGTCCCGGCTTTATCGCCATCTGGCGAATGTTAACCGGTATAGGATAA
- a CDS encoding CpaF family protein yields the protein MNYFDPLQDEQRKRDDEHYQQLKKRLHRYLIKTVEAENALIDSWSKDQLRHYITGKIGHFVADQRLAVNRRDGELLTDEMIDELRGFGPIQQLIEDDEISDILVNGPRDIYVERQGKLSKTALRFIDNDHVMRVIHRILAPLGRRVDETVPLVDARLPDGGRVNAIIPPLSLCGPCISIRKFRRLPLAAGDLLTYRTWDEAIQEFLRQAVNNRCNILVTGGSGAGKTTLLNVLANFIAKDERIVTIEDAAELSLNHPHVVSLETRPPNLEGQGEITTRMLVRNALRMRPERIIVGEVRGEEMLDMLQAMNTGHDGSMGTLHANSPRDALNRLEMLAGFAGYRGSEHTLRQQVAAAIDLIVQVGRLANGERKVLQVQEVTGVADQNYLLQELFHFDQKLRSFQQLAIKPHNRKLQQPEKKAAAPGFAGYFTP from the coding sequence ATGAATTATTTCGACCCGCTCCAGGACGAACAGCGCAAGCGCGACGACGAGCATTACCAGCAGCTCAAAAAACGCCTGCACCGTTACCTGATTAAAACGGTGGAAGCGGAAAACGCGCTCATCGACTCTTGGTCCAAGGATCAGTTGCGCCACTACATCACCGGCAAGATCGGCCATTTTGTGGCCGACCAGCGGCTGGCGGTCAACCGCCGGGACGGGGAGCTGTTGACCGATGAAATGATCGATGAGTTGCGGGGGTTCGGTCCCATCCAGCAGTTGATCGAGGATGATGAAATCAGCGACATTCTGGTGAACGGCCCCCGGGATATCTATGTCGAGCGCCAAGGCAAACTCAGCAAGACAGCGCTCCGTTTCATCGACAACGACCACGTGATGCGGGTTATCCACCGCATCCTGGCCCCTTTGGGGCGGCGGGTGGATGAAACGGTTCCCCTGGTCGATGCCCGCCTGCCCGACGGGGGGCGGGTCAACGCCATTATTCCGCCGCTGTCGCTTTGCGGCCCCTGCATTTCCATTCGTAAGTTCCGCCGCCTGCCACTGGCCGCCGGTGATCTGCTGACCTACCGGACCTGGGATGAAGCCATTCAGGAATTTCTGCGTCAGGCGGTGAATAATCGCTGCAACATCCTGGTTACCGGCGGCAGCGGCGCCGGCAAGACCACCCTGCTCAATGTCCTGGCCAATTTCATCGCCAAGGATGAACGCATCGTTACCATCGAGGATGCAGCGGAGCTGTCACTCAACCACCCCCATGTGGTCAGCCTGGAAACCAGGCCCCCCAACCTTGAGGGCCAGGGGGAGATCACCACCCGGATGCTAGTGCGCAACGCTCTGCGGATGCGCCCCGAACGGATCATTGTCGGTGAGGTGCGCGGCGAGGAAATGCTGGACATGCTGCAGGCCATGAACACCGGCCATGACGGCTCCATGGGCACCCTGCATGCCAACAGCCCGCGCGATGCCCTCAACCGCCTGGAAATGCTGGCCGGTTTTGCCGGCTACCGGGGCAGCGAGCACACCCTGCGCCAGCAGGTGGCGGCCGCCATCGACCTGATTGTCCAGGTCGGGCGCCTGGCCAACGGGGAGCGCAAGGTATTGCAGGTGCAGGAAGTTACCGGCGTGGCCGACCAGAATTATCTGTTGCAGGAGCTGTTTCACTTTGACCAGAAACTGCGGTCTTTCCAGCAACTGGCAATCAAGCCGCATAACCGTAAATTGCAACAGCCGGAAAAAAAAGCTGCCGCGCCCGGTTTTGCCGGCTATTTTACACCATAA
- a CDS encoding type II and III secretion system protein family protein, with the protein MSILKRSVTHPLLLLTMCLAVLLPPGAVAAAPDSWRPDSLRLEAQSQHVISRDQPIIRVAVADPSIMEVEMISQQELLLTALAPGATQLRLWHQETEPEMLRVVVVPAAPYQDYDIQVRADIRVVEVSRRALRQSGVNLLKDSDSITVATTAPGVLTGIDNQAAGLPLASDSGFVPLAQAFNLVAGDAKQRLLGIISLLESNGFAYTLAEPSLTVMSGKTASFLAGGEVPIPVSHGTSGSVSIEYRDFGVRLQLTPTVLDPRRITIEVSPEVSELDFSAAVSTAGVTVPGFRVRRTETTVQLADGESFVISGLISNENASTVEKVPFLGSLPILGAFFKSTRLQSNDKELIMVVTPHLVRPLERGAQVPLPGEHYRDYQPGFGTLLFLEDGSFNRRTHDLEGGFSE; encoded by the coding sequence ATGAGCATCCTGAAACGATCAGTTACCCACCCGCTTCTCCTGCTGACCATGTGCCTGGCGGTCTTGTTGCCGCCCGGGGCGGTGGCCGCGGCGCCTGATTCCTGGCGCCCTGATTCTTTGCGATTGGAGGCCCAAAGTCAGCATGTAATCAGCCGCGACCAGCCAATTATTCGCGTGGCGGTGGCCGATCCCAGCATAATGGAAGTGGAAATGATTTCCCAGCAAGAACTCCTGCTGACCGCCCTGGCCCCGGGAGCCACCCAGTTGCGACTATGGCACCAGGAGACCGAGCCGGAAATGTTGCGGGTGGTAGTGGTCCCGGCCGCCCCCTATCAAGACTACGATATCCAGGTAAGGGCTGATATCCGGGTGGTGGAAGTCAGCCGCCGGGCCCTCCGGCAGTCCGGGGTCAATCTGCTTAAAGATTCAGACAGCATTACCGTGGCCACCACCGCCCCCGGCGTGTTGACCGGGATTGACAACCAGGCCGCGGGCCTCCCGCTGGCCAGCGACAGCGGTTTTGTCCCCCTGGCGCAAGCCTTTAATTTGGTGGCCGGAGACGCCAAGCAACGCCTGCTGGGAATCATCAGCCTGCTGGAAAGTAACGGATTCGCCTATACCCTGGCCGAGCCCAGCCTTACGGTAATGAGCGGCAAAACGGCCAGTTTTCTGGCCGGCGGGGAGGTTCCGATCCCGGTCAGCCACGGCACCAGCGGCAGTGTCAGCATAGAATACCGGGATTTCGGCGTCCGCCTGCAACTCACCCCCACGGTGCTGGATCCGCGGCGCATTACCATCGAGGTTTCCCCCGAGGTCAGCGAACTCGATTTTTCCGCCGCCGTTTCCACGGCGGGGGTCACCGTGCCGGGTTTCCGGGTGCGGCGCACCGAAACCACCGTGCAACTGGCCGACGGCGAGAGTTTTGTCATCAGCGGGCTGATCAGCAATGAAAATGCCTCGACGGTGGAAAAAGTTCCGTTTCTGGGTAGCCTGCCGATACTGGGAGCCTTTTTTAAATCCACCCGGCTGCAGAGCAACGACAAGGAGCTGATCATGGTGGTCACCCCCCACCTGGTCCGCCCTCTGGAGCGCGGTGCCCAGGTCCCGTTGCCGGGTGAGCATTACCGCGACTACCAGCCCGGTTTTGGCACCCTGCTGTTCCTTGAAGACGGCAGCTTTAACCGGCGAACCCATGACCTGGAGGGTGGCTTCAGTGAATGA
- a CDS encoding type II secretion system F family protein, translated as MEIFWWYTLLALLMLGLCAGLLLVLGQRYRQRQRFLARINASLPRRRSQPPPPGIHPWLVWPATQATVLLRRAGLAPSPRLLLGAGASLLLAPVAGLLLFGPAGAVLLPVGGGAAAGGLLYYRSQRRRRLMVAQIPTFIDQLLRAVAAGHTLDAALLTATADSRLPLGEVLEQVTREIKLGGEIDTALSEAIRLYDLEELRLLALAIRVNRRYGSSIQELLRSLVTLIQQEETSRQEFRALTGESRLTAWVLGLMPLLLVGFLLLTNPEYPAHLWHDPAGRTILLIALLLQSGGVLALWRLTRVL; from the coding sequence GTGGAGATTTTTTGGTGGTATACCTTGCTCGCTCTGCTGATGTTGGGTTTGTGCGCCGGACTGCTGTTGGTCCTGGGGCAACGATATCGGCAGCGGCAGCGCTTCCTGGCCCGGATCAACGCCTCTTTGCCCCGGCGCCGGAGCCAGCCGCCACCGCCTGGAATTCATCCCTGGCTGGTCTGGCCGGCCACTCAGGCCACCGTGCTGCTGCGCCGGGCTGGGCTGGCCCCCTCTCCCCGGTTATTGCTGGGCGCCGGCGCCTCTTTGCTGCTGGCCCCCGTGGCGGGCCTGCTGCTGTTTGGGCCCGCTGGCGCGGTACTGCTGCCGGTCGGCGGGGGTGCGGCCGCCGGTGGCCTGCTCTACTATCGTAGTCAACGCCGCCGGCGCTTGATGGTGGCCCAGATTCCAACCTTTATTGACCAGTTATTGCGGGCCGTGGCCGCCGGCCACACCCTTGACGCCGCCCTGCTTACGGCCACCGCCGACAGCCGGCTGCCGCTGGGCGAAGTGCTGGAGCAGGTAACGCGGGAAATCAAGCTGGGCGGGGAGATCGACACCGCGCTCAGCGAGGCGATCCGTCTTTACGACCTGGAGGAGCTGCGCCTGCTGGCGCTGGCCATCCGGGTCAATCGGCGCTATGGCTCCAGCATTCAGGAACTGCTCCGGAGTCTGGTCACCCTGATTCAACAGGAAGAAACCAGTCGCCAGGAGTTTCGTGCCCTGACGGGTGAAAGCAGGCTCACTGCCTGGGTTTTAGGGCTGATGCCGCTGTTGCTGGTCGGCTTTTTGTTATTGACCAATCCGGAGTATCCCGCCCACCTTTGGCATGATCCGGCGGGGCGGACAATTCTGCTGATCGCCCTGCTGCTGCAAAGCGGCGGGGTATTGGCCTTATGGCGTTTGACCAGGGTACTGTAA
- a CDS encoding AAA family ATPase yields the protein MQNTDHGNVIAVCNRQEHVQWLIDALDDERDVVLADHDSVERIGLLVDAAKATVIFVQLEEGEIHSHTSLIEGLLALKPGLSVVAISTDVDQTLLLAAMRAGARDYLRVGSDPREVVNLVHHLEETTPARQAATPESSRTYSFISARPYEGVTTLAVHCALAMLTRPPGDGRVLLLDLGLPPGDTQLALGLQPTYSFLDAIRSVRRFDQTLIQTAFIRHDSGLTTLALPEDLKGMAEVTAADVMILLNVLRSYFSRIVVHLGGVEPTDFVRLILAKSDLALLMVEQSLPHCRSSQQLLAKLANHDYPVNSMGMVVDRYSPDVGLSASDISEALELTLFHRLPPSGLVRMQALNSGQSIFELAPRNGYAKAVHEFTDKLIGCSDHRNGLSPRRNWPSWLGRLFG from the coding sequence ATGCAGAACACGGATCACGGCAATGTCATCGCGGTTTGCAACCGGCAGGAGCATGTACAATGGTTGATCGATGCCTTGGATGATGAGCGGGATGTAGTGCTGGCCGACCACGACTCGGTGGAACGCATTGGGCTGCTGGTCGATGCCGCTAAGGCCACGGTGATCTTCGTGCAGCTGGAAGAAGGGGAAATCCATTCCCATACCAGTCTGATCGAGGGTTTACTGGCCTTGAAACCCGGACTAAGCGTGGTCGCCATCAGCACCGATGTGGACCAGACCCTGCTGCTGGCGGCCATGCGGGCCGGGGCCCGCGATTATTTGCGGGTGGGCAGCGACCCCCGTGAGGTGGTCAACCTGGTCCATCACCTGGAGGAAACCACCCCGGCCCGCCAGGCGGCGACCCCGGAAAGCAGCCGGACTTACTCCTTCATTTCCGCCCGCCCCTACGAGGGGGTGACCACCCTGGCCGTGCACTGCGCCCTGGCCATGTTGACCCGCCCCCCCGGCGACGGCCGGGTTTTGCTGTTGGACCTGGGGCTGCCGCCGGGCGACACCCAACTGGCTTTAGGGTTGCAACCGACCTACAGTTTTCTCGATGCCATCCGCAGCGTTCGCCGTTTTGATCAGACCCTGATTCAAACCGCCTTCATCCGCCATGACAGCGGCCTGACCACCCTCGCCCTGCCCGAAGACTTAAAGGGTATGGCAGAGGTAACGGCGGCGGATGTGATGATCCTGCTCAACGTGTTGCGTTCCTATTTCAGCCGCATCGTGGTTCATCTGGGCGGGGTCGAGCCCACCGATTTTGTGCGCCTGATCCTGGCCAAATCAGACCTGGCCCTGTTGATGGTGGAGCAGTCCCTGCCTCATTGCCGTTCCAGCCAGCAGTTGCTGGCCAAGCTGGCGAATCACGATTATCCGGTGAACAGCATGGGGATGGTTGTTGACCGTTATTCGCCGGATGTGGGCTTATCGGCCAGCGACATTTCCGAGGCCTTGGAACTGACCCTTTTTCACCGCCTGCCGCCCAGCGGCCTGGTTCGTATGCAGGCCTTGAACAGCGGCCAGAGCATTTTTGAACTGGCCCCCCGCAACGGATATGCCAAGGCGGTGCATGAGTTTACCGATAAATTGATTGGTTGCAGCGACCACCGGAATGGATTAAGCCCCCGCCGCAACTGGCCGAGTTGGCTGGGCCGGCTTTTTGGCTGA